In Vigna unguiculata cultivar IT97K-499-35 chromosome 3, ASM411807v1, whole genome shotgun sequence, a single genomic region encodes these proteins:
- the LOC114176428 gene encoding probable receptor-like protein kinase At1g11050, whose product MLDAMDEPQTEKYASHDPNYIVRDKVYNFMKFINMGSIFVLLIFLVASNPSSATPSPTSSPSNNSTCPVSMNYVQTVPWNISYCHNFQPLQSQYQTSTSLCCQTLLSLFGVALAQNLKKNSLFQLPNLPTSISCLQHFQSNLTSLSLPNNLVSSCFDPQQFVITPDICARIQNMEDWFARLGSTPQLDTACKPDLSDRNQCTKCEAEGDKVQQKLSAIDGNESHSQDCFYFTALYMAGVANQYGPESRGALSCILILLLNSQVDSRDSHRALRLGLFIASLAVLVIVLLGLGVYFWYIKRRSVENLLAYADLQEERFRLRLRPNTVLTWFEIESLVRATNNFSPQNFIGRGGFGTVYKGILPDGTMVAVKRLEESNYQADDLFYSEVEIVSNLKHRNLVPLRGCCVVDENHNLEYRGRYLVHQYMPNGSLQDHLFPTELDNQYTKKSLTWTQRKSIVLDVANALVYLHFGVKPAVYHRDIKSTNILLDADMRARVGDFGLVKRSSESTSHLNTIVAGTRGYVAPEYALYGQLTEKSDVYSFGVVVLEIMCGRKALELSSSGAPVFLITDWVWSLMRSGNIGEALDASLLVDKNCARNIMERFLLVGILSSHVMFASRPTILNALKMLEGDIEIPPIPDRPLMHGHYVMYDGDGSGMSSECGFVSS is encoded by the coding sequence gatctTCTTGGTAGCATCAAATCCTAGCTCAGCAACACCTTCTCCCACCAGTTCACCCAGCAACAATTCTACATGCCCAGTGTCCATGAATTATGTTCAAACAGTCCCTTGGAACATCTCTTACTGCCATAACTTCCAACCCTTGCAATCCCAATACCAAACAAGCACAAGTCTTTGTTGCCAAACCCTCTTATCCCTCTTTGGGGTAGCACTTGCACAAAACCTTAAGAAAAACTCCCTTTTTCAACTACCTAATCTCCCTACATCTATCTCTTGCCTCCAACACTTCCAATCCAATCTCACATCCCTCTCACTTCCCAACAACCTTGTCTCCTCCTGCTTTGATCCACAACAATTTGTCATCACTCCCGACATCTGTGCTCGGATTCAAAACATGGAAGATTGGTTCGCCAGGCTTGGTTCTACACCACAGCTCGACACTGCGTGTAAACCAGACCTTAGTGATAGAAACCAATGCACCAAGTGCGAGGCTGAGGGGGACAAGGTTCAGCAGAAGCTTAGTGCCATTGATGGTAATGAATCACATTCCCAAGATTGCTTTTACTTCACAGCACTTTACATGGCTGGTGTTGCCAATCAGTATGGCCCTGAGAGCAGAGGTGCTTTGTCttgcattttgattttgttgctTAATTCGCAAGTTGATTCAAGGGATAGCCATCGTGCTCTTAGGCTTGGTTTGTTTATAGCTTCACTTGCAGTCCTGGTAATCGTGTTGTTAGGATTAGGGGTGTATTTTTGGTATATCAAAAGAAGAAGTGTTGAGAATTTGCTTGCCTATGCTGATCTACAGGAAGAAAGGTTCAGGCTAAGGTTGAGACCAAATACAGTGTTGACTTGGTTTGAAATTGAGAGTCTTGTGAGGGCCACCAACAATTTTTCACCTCAGAACTTCATTGGCAGAGGTGGGTTTGGGACGGTTTACAAGGGCATTCTACCTGATGGCACAATGGTTGCGGTGAAAAGGCTTGAAGAATCGAATTATCAAGCAGATGATCTGTTTTACAGTGAGGTTGAGATTGTTAGCAACTTGAAGCACCGTAATCTGGTGCCACTAAGAGGGTGTTGTGTGGTTGATGAGAATCATAATCTTGAGTACAGAGGAAGGTATCTAGTTCATCAATATATGCCAAATGGAAGCCTTCAAGACCATCTTTTTCCAACCGAATTAGACAATCAATATACAAAGAAATCCCTGACTTGGACTCAAAGAAAAAGCATAGTCTTGGATGTGGCAAATGCATTGGTTTATTTGCACTTTGGAGTTAAACCTGCAGTGTATCACAGAGATATCAAATCCACCAATATACTACTTGATGCAGATATGAGAGCGAGGGTTGGAGATTTTGGGCTAGTCAAACGGAGCAGTGAAAGCACGTCTCATCTAAATACAATAGTAGCTGGAACTCGTGGATATGTAGCACCTGAATATGCACTCTATGGTCAGCTAACTGAGAAGAGTGACGTCTACAGCTTTGGTGTGGTTGTTCTTGAGATAATGTGTGGAAGAAAAGCCCTTGAGTTATCTTCCTCAGGGGCTCCGGTTTTCTTGATCACAGATTGGGTTTGGTCATTAATGAGATCTGGAAACATAGGAGAGGCTTTGGATGCTTCTTTGTTAGTAGACAAAAATTGTGCTAGAAACATAATGGAGAGGTTTTTGCTGGTTGGAATTCTTTCTTCTCATGTAATGTTTGCTTCAAGACCAACAATTTTGAATGCCTTGAAAATGTTAGAAGGGGATATTGAGATCCCACCAATTCCAGATAGGCCACTGATGCATGGACACTATGTGATGTATGATGGTGATGGCTCTGGGATGAGCTCGGAATGTGGGTTTGTGAGCTCATGA